The Streptomyces halobius genomic interval TGGCGTACACCAACCGTCCGCATGATGGGACAAGGTTCCAATACCCGGACCGGGAATCGATACGATGACCGCATGGTTGACCACGACGTGAGCGAGAAGAGGAGGGGCATGCCGACGCACGCTCCGCTCGCCACGCGTCGCTCCGCGTCCGCCCTGCTGGGCGCCTTCGGCTGCGG includes:
- a CDS encoding putative leader peptide codes for the protein MVDHDVSEKRRGMPTHAPLATRRSASALLGAFGCGTARLHIDLCRLSSAICPRRAA